In Trifolium pratense cultivar HEN17-A07 linkage group LG7, ARS_RC_1.1, whole genome shotgun sequence, a genomic segment contains:
- the LOC123899950 gene encoding RING-H2 finger protein ATL73-like: protein MMGGGGNLVSTIIGFGMSATFIVFVCARIICGRFRERHVRSRTIYEIESRPDIERPEYHANEPEPAFVAAIPTLNFNQEAFSAIQCTQCVICLGDYKEKEVLRIIPYCGHTFHLSCIDMWLRKQSTCPVCRLTLHNVCEEKHVRPVTFTIIQSLNESNTPQGNSDNERQVEVNARETESGL from the exons ATGATGGGTGGAGGTGGCAATTTGGTTAGTACAATAATTGGATTTGGAATGAGTGCAACTTTCATTGTATTTGTATGTGCAAGAATAATTTGTGGAAGATTTAGAGAAAGGCATGTGAGATCACGTACTATATATGAGATTGAATCAAGACCAGATATTGAACgg CCAGAATATCATGCTAATGAACCTGAACCTGCATTTGTTGCTGCAATCCCCACTTTAAATTTCAACCAAGAAGCCTTCAGTGCCATCCAATGTACACA GTGTGTGATATGTTTAGGAgattataaagaaaaagaagtatTGCGCATAATACCTTATTGTGGACACACTTTTCATCTTTCTTGCATTGATATGTGGCTAAGAAAACAATCTACATGTCCTGTATGTCGTTTGACATTGCATAATGTTTGTGAAGAAAAACATGTGAGACCTGTCACATTCACCATAATACAATCTCTCAATGAGTCTAATACTCCACAAGGGAACAGTGATAATGAGAGACAAGTTGAAGTTAATGCAAGAGAAACAGAATCAGGGTTGTGA